The genome window CGAATCCCCGGACCGTGGCGCCTATCCGAACGAACTGCTGGCCTTGGAAATCCGTGATTACAGGGAGATCTTTTTCAAATCTTACCGCGTGGTATACCGGGTCCTTGGCAACGTCGTACACGTCCTCCTGAACGCCGACGGACGTCGCGATATGCAGACGCTGTTGCAACGAAGACTTCTGGATGCTTAAAAAGCCGACGCGGCGAGCAGGGCGACGCGCAGGGGAGAGACGACCTTCCCCGTCATGTCGCGGAAAC of Deltaproteobacteria bacterium contains these proteins:
- a CDS encoding type II toxin-antitoxin system RelE/ParE family toxin encodes the protein MPFVVFLTADAARDLEELYQYIALHDAPGKAEHVLTGIEKVLGSLSESPDRGAYPNELLALEIRDYREIFFKSYRVVYRVLGNVVHVLLNADGRRDMQTLLQRRLLDA